GTCCCCAACCTTTGCCCCGTCTACCCGCACCGCCCCTTGCGCGATCAGACGACGCGCCTCGCTGGTCGATCTCACCAGACCGACCCGCGACAAGACATGGACCAGATCGACACGGCCCCCCGCCGCGTCCGGCCACACGAACACGGGAACTTCGTCCGGAATCTCCCGCCGCTGGAAGCGCTTCTCGAAGCGCCCCGTCTCGGCGCGTGCGCTCGCGGCGCCGTAAAAGCGTGCCACCAGAGCTTCTGCAAGGCGCTTCTTTGCCTCCATCGGATGCAGTTCTCCCGCCTCGACCCCCCGGCGCACTGAAACCCCATCGTCGACGCCCAGAATCTCGAAGTAGCGCAGCATCAATGCGTCCGAGATCGACATCACCTTGCCATAGATCTCCTTTGGAGCCTCGGTGATACCGATCGCGTTGCCAAGCGACTTACTCATCTTTTGCCCGCCGTCCACACCCTCGAGCAGCGGCAACGTCAACACCACCTGCGGTTCCTGACCATACGCCCTCTGCAACTCCCGGCCCACTAGCAAATTGAACCGCTGATCCGTGCCTCCCACCTCGAGGTCCGCGCCAAGCACCACCGAATCGTACCCCTGCACCAACGGGTAAAGGAATTCGTGTATCCCGATCGTCCGCCGCTCGCGAAAACGAAGTGCGAAGTCATCGCGCTCCAGCATCCGCGCAACAGTGTAGTGCGCGCAGAGACGCACGAAATCCGCCGCCGACACGCGGTCCATCCACTCCGAATTGAACCGCACCTCGGTCCGCTCCTCGTCGAGCACCTTGAAGACCTGCTGCCGGTAGGTCTCCGCGTTCGCAACCACCTCCTGCCGCGTCAGGGCCCGGCGGGTCTCAGACTTACCCGTCGGATCGCCGATCATCCCGGTGAAGTCACCAATCAGGAAAATCACCTGGTGCCCGATGTCCTGAAACTCCCGCAACTTGCATAGCGCGACAGTGTGGCCAAGGTGGAGGTCGGGTGCCGACGGATCAGCCCCGAATTTCACGCGCAACGGTCGCCCCGTCTTCAGCCGCTCCACCAATTCGGCTTCCGGCAGGAGATCCACCGTCCCCCGCCGGATGATTTCCACCTGCTCCGCAACCGTTCTCACCGGTTCCACCGCTCCTGCACGCGCTCGATCCCCAACGCCATGCCCTTGACCGGATCGACTTCAATCACCACTCCCTGTACCAACACCGGCCCGCCTGCCACCTCGTATCGCACGGGGAGCTTGTTGACGAAGCGGCGCACGGCCGTCTCGGGCCTCAACCCGATCACCGACCGCACGGGTCCACACATCCCGGTATCGGTCACAAAAGCCGTCCCTTGCGGTAGTACGCGCTCGTCGGCTGTCTGCACGTGCGTGTGCGTCCCAACCACGGCCGAAACCTTACCATCGAGGAACCACCCCAGAGCGTTCTTCTCCGACGTCGCCTCCGCATGCATATCCACGACGACCACCCGGGCCCGTGCCCGGACATCAGCTAACAAGGTCTCCGCCACACGAAAAGGGCAGTCAACGCTCTCCATGAATACGCGACCGATCATGTTAATCACTGCCACCCTGGTTCCGTCTGCCGTGTGCCCTACCACCCAACCCGCCCCCGGCGCACCGGGCGGGAGGTTCGCCGGCCGCAGCAGGCGGGGCTCCTCTCCAAGCATGGCCGCGATCTCGTTGCGCTTGAGCACGTGATTGCCCGACGTCAAGACATCCACACCCGCCCCCAGGAGCTCGCGCGCCCTAGCCGGCTCTATCCCCGCCCCCCCGGTCGATGCGTTCTCACAATTGGCGATCACAAACGAAATCCGCTCGCGGTCAATCAGCCGCGGCAGCAGCGCACAAACGGCCGTGCACCCCGGCTTCCCAACCACGTCGCCCAGAAACAGGATACGCATCGCTCACCAACAAGTCCGCCGCGCCGCCGACGACCGGAAAACGCGCCTCAGCGAGCGAACTCACTCGCCCGGGTCTCCCGAATTACCGTCACCTTGATCTGCCCCGGATAGGTCATCTCGCTCTCGATCTTACGCGCCACCTCTCCCGCCAACGCCCCCACGTCGTCGTCGCTGACGGCCCGCGGCTCTACAATGATCCGGATCTCGCGGCCAGCCTGCACGGCGAATGACTTCTCCACTCCACGGAAAGAGTTGCTGATGCGCTCCAAATCCTCCAGCCGCTTCACGTAGCTTTCGAGCACTTCGCGCCGCGCCCCGGGCCGCGCTCCGGACAACGCGTCGGCCGCATCAACCAGAGGTGCAAGGATGGTCTCAGCCTTCACTTCCTCGTGGTGCGCTGCGATGGCATTTACGATCTTGGCGGATTCGCCGTACTTACGCGCGAAATCCGCGCCGATTATCGCGTGCGAGCCCTCGACTTCGTGAGTCAACGCCTTGCCGATGTCGTGCAACAACGCAGCCCGGCGCGCCTGCTTCTCGTTCAGTCCCAATTCCGCGGCCATCATTCCGCAGATGAAAGCCGCCTCAACGGAATGCGCCAGGACGTTCTGGGCGTAGCTATACCGGTACTTCAACATACCGAGCAACTTGACGATCTCGGGATGCACCCCATGGATGCCAACCTCGAACACCGCCCGCTGGCCGGCCTCGCGAACGCTCTCCTCCACTTCCTGCTCAGCCTTGCGGACGACC
This sequence is a window from Candidatus Binatia bacterium. Protein-coding genes within it:
- the tyrS gene encoding tyrosine--tRNA ligase is translated as MRTVAEQVEIIRRGTVDLLPEAELVERLKTGRPLRVKFGADPSAPDLHLGHTVALCKLREFQDIGHQVIFLIGDFTGMIGDPTGKSETRRALTRQEVVANAETYRQQVFKVLDEERTEVRFNSEWMDRVSAADFVRLCAHYTVARMLERDDFALRFRERRTIGIHEFLYPLVQGYDSVVLGADLEVGGTDQRFNLLVGRELQRAYGQEPQVVLTLPLLEGVDGGQKMSKSLGNAIGITEAPKEIYGKVMSISDALMLRYFEILGVDDGVSVRRGVEAGELHPMEAKKRLAEALVARFYGAASARAETGRFEKRFQRREIPDEVPVFVWPDAAGGRVDLVHVLSRVGLVRSTSEARRLIAQGAVRVDGAKVGDVHYSLDPSVEAGRRFLLQVGSRRISYVDFSGHAQKGG
- a CDS encoding TIGR00282 family metallophosphoesterase is translated as MRILFLGDVVGKPGCTAVCALLPRLIDRERISFVIANCENASTGGAGIEPARARELLGAGVDVLTSGNHVLKRNEIAAMLGEEPRLLRPANLPPGAPGAGWVVGHTADGTRVAVINMIGRVFMESVDCPFRVAETLLADVRARARVVVVDMHAEATSEKNALGWFLDGKVSAVVGTHTHVQTADERVLPQGTAFVTDTGMCGPVRSVIGLRPETAVRRFVNKLPVRYEVAGGPVLVQGVVIEVDPVKGMALGIERVQERWNR